A single genomic interval of Zingiber officinale cultivar Zhangliang chromosome 4A, Zo_v1.1, whole genome shotgun sequence harbors:
- the LOC121973201 gene encoding uncharacterized protein At5g23160-like, whose product MKSEKHRNRRSFSGLFCFGGPRVNDSDVQPPASGGREKKKVLTHSPARSRPVRDGEESRPKKSSAEDRDDNNNGNKNGDKNEHLNLFQTQIKDDISIIQALPTQNSLPIQKRPHNNEPKPHKIVSLPGKLDPSIGVGIMTITLAMVTFLGRGIAIIWLCSCFCVLQLARATAPCDGGEKNSSKMIDMDSAEYKKRIVLEGFLERNGRKPSNVA is encoded by the exons ATGAAGTCGGAGAAGCACAGAAACAGACGCTCCTTCTCGGGGCTCTTCTGCTTCGGCGGCCCTCGGGTCAACGACTCCGACGTTCAGCCGCCCGCCAGCGGCGGTcgcgagaagaagaaggtgctgacTCATTCTCCGGCCAGATCGAGGCCGGTCCGGGACGGCGAGGAGAGCCGGCCCAAGAAGTCTTCGGCCGAG GATCGAGATGACAACAATAATGGAAACAAGAATGGTGACAAGAATGAACATCTAAATCTctttcaaactcaaataaaagatGACATCAGCATAATACAAGCTTTGCCGACTCAAAACTCTCTTCCAATTCAAAAAAGGCCTCACAACAATGAGCCAAAGCCACACAAGATTGTGAGTCTACCGGGGAAGCTTGATCCATCTATTGGAGTTGGGATCATGACAATCACTTTGGCTATGGTGACGTTTCTAGGTCGCGGCATTGCTATAATTTGGTTATGCTCATGCTTCTGCGTATTGCAACTAGCGAGAGCTACAGCACCTTGTGATGGTGGAGAAAAAAATTCATCAAAAATGATCGATATGGACTCAGCTGAATATAAAAAAAGAATAGTTTTAGAAGGTTTTCTTGAGAGAAATGGCCGAAAACCATCGAATGTTGCTTAA